The following proteins are encoded in a genomic region of Schistocerca serialis cubense isolate TAMUIC-IGC-003099 chromosome 9, iqSchSeri2.2, whole genome shotgun sequence:
- the LOC126419095 gene encoding UDP-N-acetylhexosamine pyrophosphorylase-like protein 1: MQDLTKIKEELSSYGQGHILQFWDELSDAERTELLTQLQEIDIPVAIECFKKTLAEDQAKLDDRMQPVPAEFYGSVLRTSPGDLQKFEDEGFRQISAGKVGVLLLAGGHGTRLGVPYPKGMHDVGLPSHKSLYQIQAERIRRLQKLAFDRTGVYNHIIWYIMTSEATMQPTLDYFDRNNYFGLKRENVVMFEQGFLPSFTFQGKIIMDKKYKLSMSPDGNGGLYRALKDNKILEDMERRGIMYLNAHGVDNILIKVADPIFIGYCVLKGAECGAKVVEKAFPEEPVGVVCQVDGRYQVVEYSEITLKTAQQRNADGNLTFRAGNICNHFFTTQFLRKVAFDHETNLQLHVAKKKIPFVDSQGNSCKPEKPNGIKMEKFIFDVFQFTDKFVIWEVEREREFSAIKNSDAAQKDTPTTARNDLLALHCSYIKNAGGKILYNTGDKPICEISPLLSYAGEALEEVVANKEFTSPCHLRSPDECNSDSVTVQQNNYC, encoded by the coding sequence ATGCAGGACCTGACAAAAATTAAGGAAGAACTCTCCAGCTACGGTCAGGGGCATATCCTACAGTTTTGGGATGAACTGTCAGATGCGGAAAGGACCGAACTTTTGACACAGTTGCAAGAAATTGACATTCCAGTGGCAATAGAATGTTTCAAAAAAACTTTAGCAGAAGATCAAGCCAAATTAGACGATCGAATGCAGCCAGTACCGGCAGAATTTTACGGCAGCGTTCTTAGAACAAGTCCTGGTGATCTTCAGAAGTTCGAGGACGAAGGTTTCCGGCAGATATCTGCTGGTAAGGTCGGTGTTTTGCTTTTAGCAGGTGGTCATGGCACCAGGCTAGGTGTGCCTTACCCAAAAGGCATGCACGACGTAGGGCTGCCATCTCATAAATCGTTGTACCAGATTCAGGCTGAAAGGATACGGAGGCTGCAGAAGCTTGCATTTGACAGAACTGGTGTGTACAATCACATTATATGGTATATTATGACAAGTGAAGCTACAATGCAGCCTACTCTGGATTACTTTGACAGAAATAACTATTTTGGGTTGAAGAGAGAGAATGTTGTCATGTTCGAACAAGGTTTCCTTCCAAGCTTCACATTTCAAGGTAAAATAATCATGGACAAGAAATATAAACTATCAATGTCACCAGACGGAAATGGAGGACTTTACCGTGCACTGAAAGATAACAAAATACTAGAGGATATGGAGAGAAGGGGTATTATGTACCTTAATGCTCATGGTGTGGATAATATCTTAATTAAAGTAGCAGATCCTATTTTCATTGGCTACTGTGTACTGAAGGGTGCAGAATGTGGTGCAAAAGTGGTGGAAAAAGCATTTCCAGAAGAACCTGTAGGTGTTGTTTGTCAGGTGGATGGACGTTATCAGGTTGTTGAATATAGTGAAATAACATTAAAGACAGCACAACAGAGAAATGCTGATGGTAACTTAACATTCAGAGCAGGTAATATTTGCAATCACTTCTTCACAACCCAGTTTCTTCGTAAAGTTGCATTTGATcatgaaactaacttacagttaCATGTTGCAAAGAAAAAGATTCCATTTGTTGATTCACAGGGAAATTCCTGCAAGCCAGAAAAGCCAAATGgtataaaaatggagaaatttaTCTTTGATGTGTTTCAGTTCACTGACAAATTTGTAATATGGGAGGTGGAGCGAGAGAGAGAATTCAGTGCTATCAAAAATTCAGATGCTGCTCAGAAGGATACTCCTACAACAGCGCGTAATGATCTTCTTGCCCTTCATTGTTCATATATTAAAAATGCCGGGGGTAAAATTTTATATAACACAGGTGACAAGCCCATATGTGAAATTTCGCCCCTTCTGTCATATGCTGGTGAGGCATTAGAAGAGGTTGTAGCCAACAAAGAATTTACATCTCCATGTCATTTGCGCTCTCCTGATGAATGTAACTCGGACTCCGTCACTGTGCAACAAAATAATTATTGCTGA